A stretch of Peteryoungia algae DNA encodes these proteins:
- a CDS encoding Gfo/Idh/MocA family protein, producing the protein MADRIPLALVGIGKIARDQHIPSIEGGQDFVVAVGVSRHGKVEGAENFTDFEAFLAARPDIKVVSLCTPPEVRFDMAKAAIAAGRHVLMEKPPATTLGEAEALSELATKAGVTLFATWHSRFALGVEPARQWLSDKVIQSISIVWKEDVRRWHPGQAWIWEPGGFGVFDPGINALSILTEIVPDPIMVQNSVLEFPENKKQPIAASIAMRTVDGAPVTAEFDWRQEGPQTWDITVQTNAGELRLSKGGSELYIGGEEQASGPDREYAGIYERFAQLIRSRQSDTDYQPLRIVADSFLCGERKIVAPFED; encoded by the coding sequence ATGGCAGATCGTATTCCGCTCGCGCTTGTCGGTATCGGCAAGATCGCCCGCGACCAGCACATTCCGTCGATCGAAGGCGGTCAGGACTTCGTCGTTGCCGTTGGCGTCAGCCGTCACGGCAAGGTCGAGGGTGCCGAGAACTTCACCGACTTCGAAGCGTTTCTGGCCGCGCGCCCGGACATCAAGGTCGTGTCGCTTTGCACTCCGCCTGAAGTCCGATTCGACATGGCCAAGGCTGCTATCGCCGCCGGTCGCCATGTGCTGATGGAAAAGCCGCCTGCAACGACGCTTGGCGAAGCCGAGGCTCTGTCGGAGCTCGCGACCAAGGCTGGCGTCACCTTGTTTGCAACCTGGCACTCGCGTTTCGCGCTCGGTGTCGAGCCGGCTCGCCAGTGGCTTTCCGACAAGGTCATCCAATCGATCTCGATCGTCTGGAAGGAAGACGTGCGCCGTTGGCATCCCGGCCAGGCCTGGATCTGGGAACCGGGTGGCTTCGGCGTCTTCGATCCCGGTATCAACGCCTTGTCAATCCTGACGGAAATCGTCCCGGATCCTATCATGGTGCAGAACTCGGTTCTCGAGTTCCCCGAAAACAAGAAGCAGCCGATCGCCGCTTCCATCGCCATGCGCACCGTCGACGGCGCGCCGGTTACTGCGGAATTCGACTGGCGACAGGAAGGTCCGCAGACGTGGGATATCACAGTCCAGACGAATGCCGGCGAACTGCGTCTTTCAAAGGGCGGTTCGGAACTCTATATCGGGGGTGAAGAACAGGCGTCCGGCCCCGATCGTGAATATGCGGGGATCTACGAACGCTTCGCCCAACTCATCCGCTCCCGCCAGAGCGACACCGACTATCAGCCGCTGCGCATCGTGGCGGATTCCTTCCTCTGCGGGGAACGAAAAATCGTCGCTCCCTTCGAAGACTGA